From one Stigmatopora nigra isolate UIUO_SnigA chromosome 8, RoL_Snig_1.1, whole genome shotgun sequence genomic stretch:
- the aifm4 gene encoding apoptosis inducing factor mitochondria associated 4, translating into MNHQDQGKASEEVTGLVCQEDDLDDGQMKVVSVADQKVLLVRSGGQYSAIGNECSHYNAPLVKGALVGNRVRCPFHGACFNIKTGDIEEYPGLDSLPCYKVNVQDGKVYVSIKKKALKQGRRVKEMCSVSPNVTHTILLIGGGPAALVCAETLRQNCYQGRIVMVTKDSQPPFDKPKLSKAMNVDISNIVLRSGDFFQQYGIEVRTEQEAVAVNTREKTVTMKDSSLLHYDQLLIATGCRARSLTCPGSDLKGVKSLERYEDASEIHASCLGRKAVVIGASFIGMEVASYLANKASSVAIVGTTKYPFERSLGAQIGHMTMQMLEEQNVKFYMNDGVTEIRGENGSVKSVALKSGTILDADIVILGIGVIPNSDFLSESEVDLDPRKAVVVDKFMRTNVADVFSAGDITSFPLTIRDNQRVNVGHWQMSQAQGRVAALNMLNIPTKIESVPFFWTVLLGKSIRYAGYGEGYTEIVFKGKLEERKFLAFYIKDDTVVAVASLMFDPAVAHLAELMAAGQRITKAQTQVEDLSWLKM; encoded by the exons ATGAATCACCAAGATCAAGGCAAAGCTTCGGAGGAGGTGACTGGACTGGTTTGTCAGGAGGATGACCTCGATGATGGCCA GATGAAAGTCGTCTCTGTGGCTGACCAGAAGGTATTGCTTGTCCGAAGTGGGGGTCAGTACAGTGCAATTGGAAATGAGTGTTCTCATTATAATGCCCCCCTAGTTAAAg GAGCATTGGTTGGCAACAGAGTGAGGTGTCCTTTCCATGGTGCTTGTTTCAATATTAAAACAGGAGATATTGAAGAATATCCTGGGCTTGACTCTCTTCCTTGCTACAAG GTGAATGTTCAAGATGGAAAGGTGTACGTTTCCATCAAGAAAAAG GCTCTTAAGCAAGGCAGGCGTGTGAAGGAGATGTGCAGTGTTTCACCAAACGTCACACATACTATCCTGCTCATAGGAGGCG GCCCTGCTGCCCTGGTGTGTGCTGAGACGTTGCGTCAGAACTGCTACCAGGGCCGAATTGTCATGGTAACCAAAGATTCTCAGCCTCCTTTTGACAAGCCCAAACTGAGTAAG GCCATGAATGTGGATATAAGCAACATTGTCCTCCGttctggtgatttttttcaacaatatggGATAGAAGTACGAACAGAGCAAGAG gCAGTGGCTGTAAACACACGAGAAAAAACTGTGACAATGAAGGATAGCAGTTTGCTCCATTACGACCAGCTTCTTATCGCAACCGGCTGCAG AGCAAGATCACTCACGTGTCCCGGTAGTGATCTGAAAGGAGTGAAGTCACTAGAGAGGTATGAAGACGCCAGTGAAATTCATGCATCATGCCTTGGCCGCAAGGCTGTTGTCATTGGAGCATCTTTCATAG GTATGGAGGTGGCATCGTATTTAGCTAACAAAGCCTCCAGTGTTGCCATTGTAGGAACCACCAAATATCCATTTGAACGGTCTTTGGGAGCTCAAATTGGCCATATGACCATGCAA ATGTTGGAAGAACAGAATGTGAAGTTCTACATGAATGACGGTGTCACTGAAATCAGAGGAGAGAATGGCTCg gtgaAAAGTGTGGCACTGAAGAGTGGCACCATTCTGGATGCTGATATAGTCATTTTAGGAATAG gTGTAATCCCCAATTCTGATTTTCTATCTGAAAGTGAAGTTGATTTAGATCCCAGAAAAGCAGTAGTTGTTGACAAG TTCATGAGGACCAACGTAGCAGATGTTTTTAGTGCGGGAGACATCACCTCCTTCCCTTTGACTATTCGAGACAATCAACGAGTCAATGTGGGTCACTGGCAAATGTCACAAGCTCAGG GAAGAGTTGCTGCCCTCAATATGCTAAATATCCCTACAAAAATTGAGTCTGTACCTTTCTTCTGGACTGTATTGCTTGGGAAAAGTATCCGATATGCAG GTTACGGGGAAGGCTACACAGAAATTGTATTCAAAGGCAAATTGGAGGAGAGAAAATTTCTGGCGTTTTATATCAA AGATGATACTGTGGTGGCGGTAGCCAGCCTCATGTTTGATCCTGCTGTGGCTCACCTGGCAGAGCTAATGGCAGCAGGGCAGCGCATTACAAAAGCGCAGACTCA AGTTGAAGACCTGAGTTGGCTCAAGATGTAA
- the tlcd2 gene encoding TLC domain-containing protein 2, giving the protein MELSSVFLTTGGAFGFFRCFNAVVGRLPVPEAATKNTSRWRNISTSFLHSLVTAIWALLCFFLQPEMAEDLIETHSVVSHALVSFSIGYFIYDLFDMVKCQRFSQCWELAIHHTVVITCFGLSVLTYRYVGFAVVALLVEINSVFLHLRQILRLANQATGTVYRVNSMINLGTYVVFRINTLAWMTRWLVLNRDNVPLQAYTLGSVGLAIMTVMNIILFYRLLRSDFLKNSTREAKKEKEP; this is encoded by the exons ATGGAGCTGAGCTCGGTCTTCCTCACCACCGGAGGAGCTTTCGGATTCTTCCGATGTTTCAACGCCGTGGTTGGAAGACTACCTGTGCCCGAAGCTGCCACCAAGAACACGTCCCGATGGAGAAACATCTCCACGTCCTTCTTGCACAGCCTCGTCACTGCGATCTGGGCGCTGCTTTG CTTTTTTCTGCAACCAGAGATGGCTGAAGATTTGATAGAAACACATTCTGTGGTTTCCCATGCGCTGGTATCGTTTTCAATtg GTTACTTCATCTATGACCTGTTTGACATGGTGAAATGCCAGAGATTCAGTCAGTGCTGGGAGCTCGCCATACATCATACTGTA GTGATCACTTGTTTCGGCCTGTCCGTGTTGACGTACCGCTACGTGGGTTTCGCCGTGGTGGCCCTATTGGTTGAGATCAACTCGGTATTCCTCCACCTCAGGCAGATCCTTCGGTTGGCCAACCAGGCCACCGGCACCGTCTACCGGGTCAACAGCATGATCAACCTGGGCACCTATGTGGTGTTCCGCATCAACACCCTGGCCTGGATGACCCGTTGGCTCGTGCTGAACAGGGACAACGTGCCCCTCCAGGCCTACACGTTGGGCAGCGTGGGTCTGGCCATTATGACGGTCATGAACATTATCCTGTTTTATCGCCTCCTCAGGAGCGACTTCTTGAAGAACAGCACTCGGGAGGCCAAGAAGGAGAAGGAACCATAG